GTTAGCTCGAAGGTTATTATGCATACCGATTAATGATTCGGCGCGGCCTGGACAACGTCATTCTACGATGTCGTGAGCTTTGTCAACAATTTATTGTCGACATGTACGCGAAGATAGAGGGCGAACGACTACGATACTTACGATATATTCAACTCAAGTTGCATGCGGAAGAGTACATTCACTTACGAGACGCTATTAAGAACAACGCCGACGTCGCCGAAATTGGTAACTCTGTCATTTTACCATCATCGTATATAGGCGGTCCACGTCATATGCAAGAATATATACAGGATGCTATGGCTTACGTGCGCAAATATGGACGACCGTGTTTATTTATCACGTTCACATGTAACCCAAAATGGCCAGAGATTACATCTTTGCTATTGCCTGGCCAAAATGCAATACATCGTCATGACATTACAGCACGTGTATTCAGACAAAAGTTGAAGTCTCTAATAAGTTACATTACTTAATTACATGTATTCGGTCCCACATGTTGCTGGCTGTATTCAGTTGAATGGCAAAAGAGGGGATTACCTCATGCGCACATTTTGGTTTAGTTAATCGACAAAATCCGTCCTGAAGAAATCGATAGTATCATTTCTGCGGAAATTCCAGATCCGTCTACTGACCAAGTGCTGTTTGATATTGCTACAGCAAACATGATCCATGGTCCATGTGGTACTCTTCGTCGTTCATCGCCTCGCATGGCAGATGGAAAATGTACTAAAAATTTCCCTAAAGATTTCACTAATGATACGATAACAAATACTGACGGATATCCAATATATCGTCGAAAAAGTCCCGATAATGGCGGATactcatttattaaaaatatcagcAACACAGACATTGACATTGACAATCGTTGGGTGGTGCCGTATTCACCTCTGCTAAGCAAGACATACAATGCTTATATTAATGTTGAGTTTTGCAGTTCTGTGAAAAGCATCAAATATATTTGCAAGTATGTCCATAAAGGCAGTGATATGGCTGTGTTTAGAGTAGAAAATACTAATGTAAATGCTCCTCCAATGAATAAAAACGATGAAATTACCCTCTACCAAATTGGACGGTACATCAGCTCCAATGAAGCTGCATGGCGTATCTTCGGTTTTCCAATTCATGAACGGGTACCAGTAGTTGTTCATTTAGCCGTCCATCTTAAAAACGGTCAGCGTGTATTTTTCACGAACGAGACAGTGATTGATCGTGCTACAAATCCACCTAAAACTACACTCACAGCATTTTTTGAATTGTGTAATAGTATGGATGATTTTGGTACTTTTGCAAGAACATAACTCTATTCACAAGTACCACAATATTTCACATGGGCTCAAACAAAAAAATGGATGCCCCGCAATCAAGGCTCACCAGTTGATGCATGTCTCAATTTATTTAAATCGAACGCTTTGGGGCGATTATTTACAATTAATCCAAGACAAACTGAGTGCTTTTATCTTCGACTGTTGTTGGTTGATGTTACTGGCCCATTATCATTTCAAGATATACGTAAAGTGAATGGGCAACAGTATCCAACATATAAAGACGCATGCCTTGCACTCGGCTTGCTGGAAGACGACAACCAGTGGGAGTGTATGCTTGCTGAAGCTGCATTGAACTGTACAGCAATACAAATTCGTCTACTGTTCGCTATAGTGTTGACTACATGTTTCCCAGCTCGAGCACAGATATTGTGGGACAATCACAAAGATTCAATGACTGATGATATATTGCATCAACATCGTACACGGTGCAACGATCTAACGATAACATTCAGCGACACTATGTACAATGAAGCATTGATTGCTATTGAGGATCTTTGCATTGTCATTACCAACTTATCACTCACTCATTTCGGTATGAATTCGCCAAATCGAACTGCATCTGATTTAATTAAATCTATTCAATTATCACTGAAATGAATCGTGAACTGCAGTACAACACTGTAGAAATGGCAGAGATTGTTACTCGCAATATTCCACTAATGAATGACGAACAAAGAACCATTTATGACCGCATTTTGCTCGTAGTTTCAGCAGGACAAGGTGGGTTCTTCTTTTTGGATACACCGGGTGGAACTGGCAAAACATTCCTTATTTCACACGAACAGCTCATTCAGTATTTAAGCTGCcactaaatattcaaaataacccTGACGCAGTgtgtaacattaaaaaacaatcgTCTATGGCTACCGTGCTAAAACAGTGTAAAATTATTATCTGGGATGAATGTACTATGGCACACAAACATTCAATTGAGGCGTTAAACAGGACATTGAAAGATATTAAAAACAACGACAAACTATTTGGCGGCACTCTGTTGGTGCTTTCAGGTGATTTCAGACAAACACTTCCCGTCATTCCACTTTCAACATACGCTGATGAAATCAACGATTGTTAAAAATCATCTCCATTGTGGCGTAATGTTGAAAAAGTACAGCTGAAAGTAAATATGCGCGTTCAAATGCTTCAAGATCCATCCGCTGAAACATTCTCAAAACAACTCCTAGATATCGGTGATGGAAAAGTTGCTACAGATGAAACTGGATACGTAAAATTACCGGCCGATTTCTGCACAATCGCTGATTCGCAAGATACTCTCATTGAACAAATATTTCCTGATGTACACACACAGTACATAAATCATGAGTGGCTGGCAGAAAGAGCTATTTTAGCAGCAAAAAAAGCAGACGTCAACAATTTAAATTTGAAGATACAACAGTTGTTGCCAGGGAACTTGGTATCATACAAATCTATTGATACAGTTTGCGATGCCAGCGAAGCTGTCAATTTTCCCACAGAATTTTTGAACTCACTGGATTTGCCAGGCATGCCACCGCATAATTTACAATTGAAAGCTGGATCTCCAATTATCTTGCTTCGTAATTTAAACCCGCCACGGCTGTGCAACGGTACGCGATTAGTTATTCGAAAATTGATGAAAAACGTTATCGAAGCCAGCATTTTAAATGGCAAATTCAAAGGTGAAAATATATTAATACCACGGATTCCTATCATACCTACAGATGTGCCAATTCAATTGAAACGAATTCAGTTTCCGATTAGATTGGCATTTGCAATGACAATCAACAAATCCCAGGGCCAAACGATGTCTATTTGTGGCTTAGATTTGAGTACACCATGTTTTTCACACGGGCAATTGTACGTAGCATGCTCTCGAGTGGGTAAACCATCCAGTTTGTTTGTGCTTGCTAAAGATGGGcgaacaaaaaatattgttcacGCTATAGCATTAAGAGATTGATTTTGTTTGTTAGGGTTACTATCGTAATTAATATGTGATATGTAATTTTAAGTAATAAACTATAATAActtgaaaataatattgtttggcgtttgttatttttatattcccTTATCGTTCATAGCGCTCCTCGCCCATTTCACGCATATACCACATacttacacacttataataaGTAAGGAACTTTTTGTCTACACTAGAATTTATCTAGAAACTAGAAATAATTTATAAGGCAAAACAGCGTTTGCTGGGTCAGCTAGTATAATGTATATAGTGTGCCATcagtatacagggtgtcccatagttaattggacattagctaatgggtgatagctgacatcaaaataaagcgtttgagctcaaattgcttaggcaaaatgttgctagttttcgttctacagggtgattcattaatatttttttatattatttttagggatatattgaaaactattcaaccgatttaagtaaaatttggtatcttgctattatttagtatgcttaatatgaaaatgatattagttttaccgatgacactaggtggcgccacctactataacattggttcattaatggggccataatttttttcccgccctgtataaacattctaggaaaaaaacatgaaataacattcaattctacacaaaaaaggtattcctgtttcaaatcaaaaaagtacaccgttttcgaaataaacgtattttttagagacgtgcataaaataaaaaaattttacaaaaacttatgtaaattcaaacattattcaaaaggtcttaaataaaagtgaatattaaatgtatttgtaTAATgtatgtttattattaaaccttttacacagtaacaaatttaaaaaaaaatcggaaattaaattaaattaaacaatgaagtgaatatatAACAATTTacaaagtgaataattcaaaactaaacaaaaaaaaattacaatacttAAGTGTTCAAAATAttcaccattagataaactacataatctaaatcaTCATCCAgtctcaagagtccactgctgaacatagcttcctcatgtttccaaccccgtctatcttgcgccgctctcatccagtttttatcgagtcttcttaaatcgtcagtccatcttataggtggtcgaccgacgcttctcttgtcttcccttggcgtccattccaataacctctttgtccatcgcccatctgtcattctggctatgtgtcctgcccatctccattttagtctggctatcttctcgatgatgtcagtcactccggttcttctcctgatgtctttgttggttattctgtctcgcagagttattcctaacatggaccgctccattcttctctgcgtgactctcattttggtagctgctgcttttgttaaggtaagtgtttctgctccgtacgtcaagactgggaggacgcactgatcaaatacctttctctttaggcatgtgggcagctcacttttaaaagtttctctcagttttccaaatgctgcccacccaaggccgattcttctctttagttcatgagtctggttatccctgggATAACCAGGGATAACCATAATCtaaatattttgtgtaaattttgtcttattttaaatgacaccgtagatttgcttataccagtggccgcagaaacaagccttgtactggtttctggatcttctgcaacacgcaTAATACTTTCATCctccatatccgcatcaattactctcggtATTTCAGCATTCGTGTGTTTGGAATGAAATTACTCTGTTTCGCCTAATCTGCCGAACAATGATCTACtagttttatggtttggttgccttctattttggataaagttcgaaatagcgttgggctgctttacgagaacaaaaattttcctgggcATACAAACGGATCATATTGCGCgtttctacattagaaaattcactaAGACGTGGCATTTTACTtttatcttaagtggtttataaaaaacttattagcactttgacaaataataaCTCGCACTGAACtttgacaagtaataataaataaattcgtaatTACGTCTTGACGTTGCCATTAATTAAGTTCAAAGtatacttgttttgcaaaaaattaaatagagacatgcatcattaacaaaatacgattatttcgaaaacggtgtagtTTTTTGATGTGAAAGAAGACTaggtaccttttttgtgtagaattgaatgttagttTATGTTTTTGTTATACGTCTTTAGGTGCAATTGGAAAAATGttgagagtgaatttttataaaaacaacaGAATGAAGTACATACACTCTCACCGGCAGTATAAAGTTAGTTGCTAAATCTTTGAAGTTACATATGTATTAgtgcaaataaagtgtgaaaaaaatatattttataatttttgttgtgatgtgggtattagttaaaatagttaggtaatgactgtgaatattaatttacacgattttattaaaaggaaaaccatgtgtcacaatttaacctacatcttacaacaacaaaacatatatatctgtctcttgtcaccgttcactctcggtggacactgtcatggtaacttcggtggtattcagccatggAGCGGTGTGGCTGTTACATCCTCCCCCTTTGCACCACCCTGGCGACTCGCGGGTGGGGCAACAGAGTCTAAGCAGGAATAGAGCTCTACAGGACAGCAATGACAACGTTTTGGTCGGGGTTGTCTACGTCTGGCAATAGGTTCAGGTTCAGCTTCAATTTGAGCAAGGTCATCTCCAACAGGGGGGCCCATTTCGCTATCGTCTAACCCAAGGGTCAAAGACTCTGGGCAGGAGACCAGTGGAGCAGGAGGGTCGGCTTCTGAGGATTTCACTGGACGACCTCTTCTACGGAGAGGTTGAACTGGAGCAGGGCACGGATCTTCTGGATCGGCATGGAAAGGCGTCAAGGCTGAGACATGATATTTTCCAGCAGGAACATCCGGAGTGTCGATGTGTGAAACTTCATAGGTTGTAGGGGACAGCATTTTGGTCATCTTGTAGGGTCCGTCACGACGCGGCGCGAACTTCGAAGTTATGGACTTAGACGCGTCACTTAGTGTATGCGAATCGACTAGCACAATATCACCTACTTCGAACGAAACCGAGCGGCGGTGGCAGTCTTTATACTTCTTACGTCTATCTTGGGATTGTTCATGTGTCTCGCGGGCTTCACTAAGAGCTTTACTCAAAGTTATTAGATAGGGCGTAATTTGTGGCACGAAGTTGTCCTTGGCTATGATGCTTCGAAAATCACGATTTGCATCATCAGGAGTTCGTAACTCGCGACCGAACGTGAGGTACGCAGGAGTGAAACCGGTTGAGTCGCACTTCACAGTGTTCATCGCGAACCGTATAGCGGGTAACTTTTCAGACCAAGACGAATGGTCATTATTTGTTAGAATAGCTAACTGAGTTTTAATGTCTCTATTTTTTGGTTCGACGGGGTTAGCTTCCGGATGGTATACAGGTATAAGGTTCTGTTGGTACCCAAAACAATGCGCCACTTGCTGCATTACCGCACTCACGAACTGAGTACCGTTGTCACTGACGACTCGACGAGGGATTCCGTATCGTAAGATTATGTTGTCTATGAAACACTTGGCGCAGGCAGCGGCAGTAGCAGATTCTAACGGGAATAATTCTACCCAACGACTAGCAGTATCTTCCACTACCAGAATCCAGGTATAACCTTGAGGAGAGAGGGGCAAAGGtccaaataaatcaatagatagcACTTCAAACCTCTGGGACTGAACAGGGGTTTGTAGGAGACCAGCGGGTTTGAGGTTAGAGACTTTATAGCGTTGGCACTCAAGACATTTACTTACATGGTCAgagataattttcttcattccaggccaatagtagcgttttattattctttgatatGTCTTCTCCACTCCATAATGACCAGCAGTAGCGGAATCATGGTACTCATGCAGTATGTGAGGAATACGTGTACTAGCCGCTACCAATTGGGGCTCTTCTTCATCTACTTCAGGAGTATAACGGTATAATATCCCATTGTTCATGATATATCCTCTTTCTGCCCACCTCTTGAAATCTACGCTTGTGTCAGAAGAGGGATCTTCTAAACATCTAATAATCTTGGCAACATCTGGATCATTAAGCTGCTCTTCTCGAACATCAGCAACACTAAGAGTTGGAAAATCTACTCTTACTAGATGAACTTCAGCTATGATGGGAACTTCTGTCATGGGAGGCCTTGATAGAGTATCTGcgattacattttttcttcctgtgatatattctatttttaggtCATATGGCATGAGCTCTAAAGCCCATCGAGCTAACCGTCCAGTAGGGGACTTTAAGGTCATTAGCCATTTTAAGGCTTGGTGATCACTTTGCACTATTGTAGTAGCGCCTTCTAAGTATCCTCGAAATTTCTTCACTGCCCAAACCACAGCGAGAGCTTCTCGTTCTGTAGTGCTATAGTTTTGTTCAGCAGGAGTCAGAAGTCTCGAAGCATACTCTACAGGTCGTTCGTTCTCTTTCTCCCCCTGTAGAAGACATGCCCCCAAAGCATAATTGCTAGCATCTGTACGAAGTATATAAGGTAAATTGCAGTCAGCTTGTCGTAGGATTGGGGCGGAACACAATAATTGTTTCAGACATTCAAAGGCCTCTTGTTGTTCTGCTCCCCAGGtccatttcacatttttcttGGTTAAATTCGACAAAGGTTTAGCAACATGGGAGAAATTTTCGATGAATCTACGGAACCATGAGCATGTTTGCAGGAATTTTAGCAGTTGAGTAACATTTAGGGGTGGTGGCATGTTTAATATGGCAGATACTTTATTTTCACTTGGCTGGATACCCAAAGGTGAAAGGATGTGTCCGAGATATAGGACTTCCTCACAGGCGAATGAACATTTCGCTCTATTTAGACATAATTTAAATAGGCGCATCCGGTTGAATACTTGTTTCAAATCGTCTATGTGATCAGAGAAGGATGGGGATAATATTATCAGATCATCTAAATAAGCTAGGATATTCAGATTTTGAAGACCAGCACGAAatttatcaatcatcctttggaAACTAGCGGGACTGTTACACATACCAAAGGGCATGCGTGTGTAACGAAAGGTGCCAAATGGACACACGAAGGCTGTTTTGTCACGATCAGCTGTTCGTACAGAGATTTGATGATAACCATATTTTAAGTCGAGGGTAGTCATAAATCGGGTTTCCTTTGCTGCATGCAAAATATCTTCAATACGTGGCAGAGGGTACTTATCTGCACGTGTTATTGCGTTTAAGCGTCGATAGTCTACTGTTAATCTGATACCTCCATCTCTCTTAGGCACAAGTACCACGGGTGAAGCATATGGGGACTCACACTCTTCGATTATGCCTTGAGCCAA
The genomic region above belongs to Diabrotica undecimpunctata isolate CICGRU chromosome 8, icDiaUnde3, whole genome shotgun sequence and contains:
- the LOC140448952 gene encoding ATP-dependent DNA helicase PIF1-like, whose product is MRVQMLQDPSAETFSKQLLDIGDGKVATDETGYVKLPADFCTIADSQDTLIEQIFPDVHTQYINHEWLAERAILAAKKADVNNLNLKIQQLLPGNLVSYKSIDTVCDASEAVNFPTEFLNSLDLPGMPPHNLQLKAGSPIILLRNLNPPRLCNGTRLVIRKLMKNVIEASILNGKFKGENILIPRIPIIPTDVPIQLKRIQFPIRLAFAMTINKSQGQTMSICGLDLSTPCFSHGQLYVACSRVGKPSSLFVLAKDGRTKNIVHAIALRD